In Hypanus sabinus isolate sHypSab1 unplaced genomic scaffold, sHypSab1.hap1 scaffold_220, whole genome shotgun sequence, the following are encoded in one genomic region:
- the LOC132387780 gene encoding scavenger receptor cysteine-rich type 1 protein M130-like: protein MTQAAAAVWLDEVKCTGSESFLSSCRSSPFGQHDCDHKEDVIVLCSGSRVSPTERDNSALGNWTPSIMVTVCITLGIIFIIEFLILFTITWRRSALSGTLMSGQGLPVDFYQAIYEEIENIPPFKNFSEMQDSVTGSTHSVNEVEYYTNDYIYSTCHAPQEPEEPKS from the exons ATGACTCAGGCAGCCGCTGCTGTCTGGCTTGATGAAGTAAAATGCACCGGAAGTGAATCGTTTCTGTCCAGCTGTCGTTCCTCACCATTTGGTCAACACGACTGTGATCACAAAGAAGATGTCATCGTTCTTTGTTCTG GTTCCAGAGTGTCTCCTACTGAACGCGACAATTCAG CTTTAGGAAACTGGACCCCATCTATCATGGTTACTGTCTGCATAACTCTTGGAATTATATTCATCATTGAGTTTTTAATACTGTTCACGATAACGTGGAGACGATCAGCACTCAGTG GTACACTAATGAGTGGCCAAGGATTACCTGTTGACTTTTACCAAGCAATTTATGAGGAAATTGAGAATATTCCACCATTCAAGAATTTTTCTGAGATGCAAGATTCAG TTACTGGATCCACTCATTCCGTCAATGAAGTCGAATATTACACCAACGACTATATATATAGTACATGTCATGCTCCACAAGAACCTGAAG AGCCCAAGTCCTAG
- the LOC132387773 gene encoding gastrula zinc finger protein XlCGF49.1-like, with amino-acid sequence MAHQRVRTGERPFTCSDCGKGFTCSSQLKVHQRVHTGERPFTCLVCGKGFTQSSQLKIHLRVHTGERPFTCSDCGKGFTCSSQLKVHQRVRTGERPFTCSVCGEGFTQSPQMKIHLQVHTGDRPFTCSDCGKGFTRSSNLKVHQRVHTGERLFTCLDCGKGFTQSSHLLAHQSVHSGEWLVTCSDCGKGFTFSSHLKIHQRVHTGDRPFTCSECGKGFTLSTQLLRHQSVHTGERAFTCSDWGNGFTRSSQLKVHQHVHTGQGH; translated from the coding sequence atggctcaccagcgagttcgcactggggagaggccattcacctgctcggactgtgggaagggattcacttgctcatcccaactgaaggtacatcagcgagttcacactggggagaggccgttcacttgcttagtctgtgggaagggattcactcagtcatcccaattgAAGATacatctgcgagttcacactggggagaggccattcacctgctcggactgtgggaagggattcacttgctcatcccaactgaaggtacatcagcgagttcgcactggggagaggccgttcacttgctcagtctgtggggagggattcactcagtcacccCAAATGAAGATACATctgcaagttcacactggagacaggcctttcacctgttcagactgtgggaagggattcactcgatcatctaacctgaaggtacatcagcgagttcacactggggagaggctgttcacctgcttagactgcgggaagggtttcacacagtcatcccatctattagcacaccagtcagttcacagtggggaatggctggtcacctgctcagactgtgggaaaggattcactttctcatctcacctgaagatacatcagcgagttcacactggggacaggccattcacctgctcagaatgtgggaaaggattcactttgtCAACTCAGTtattgagacaccagtcagttcacactggagagagggcattcacctgctcagactgggggaatggattcactcggtcatctcaactgaaagtacatcaacacgttcacactgggcaaggccattga